The Streptomyces sp. NBC_00335 DNA window GGCACTACCTGAACGGCTTCCTGCTCGACGCGGGGGGCCACATCGGCTACAGCGTGCGCCCCTCGGCCCGCCGCCGCGGCCTGGCCACCTGGGCCCTGGGCGAGGTCAAGCACGAGGCCCGGCTGCTGGGGATCGACCGGGTGCTGCTCACCTGCGACCCCGGCAACGAGGGTTCGATCCGCACGATCGAGAGCAGCGGCGGCGTGCTGGAAGACGTCCGCGAGACCCTGATCGGCCCCAAGCGGCGCTACTGGATCGACCTCTAGACCTAGAGTAGACCTAGACCTAACCCCGGCCCCGGCCGCCGGCCCGCTACCGCGCCGCCGGACGGTGCGGGAACGCGGGCGCCGCGGGAGCAGGGCCCAGTGTGGTCGTGCCGGGAGCCGCGCGGTGGCCCAGGCCCGTGCGGTAGGCGTCCAGTGCCGCCTCGGTGCGGCCGGCCCGGCGCAGCAGATCACCCAGGAGCCGGCACAGGTCCGCGAGGTCGCCCGTCGCCCCGCTGCGCTCCAGCAGCGCCAGGGCCTGCACGTAGTGCTCCTCGGCGGCCTCGGGCTCGCCCCGCTCCTCGGCCATGAGGCCGAGCAGTCGGTGCGCGCCGCCCGCGTGGACGGCGCCGTGACTGTCGCCGAGGGCCAGCAGGGCCGAGAGCAGCCCGGCGGCCTCCTCGTACCGGCCGAGCCGGCGCAGTACGTCGGCCAGCTCGACCTCCACCTGGGCGGTGTACAGGGCCGCCCGCCCGGCCGAGAGCATGTCCCGCGCCGTACGCAGTTCCCGCTCGGCGGAGACGAGGTCCCCGTCCTGGGCCTGTACGTAGCCGCGCATCCAGTGGCAGTGCGCCAGGTCGGTCCGCAGCTGTAGCTGCCCGTAGATCGCCTGGGCCTTGGCCAGGGAGGCGTCGGCGTCGGCCACCCGCCCCTCGGTCAGGAAGGTCCGCGCGACCTGCCGGTGCATGCCCGCCACCAGGGCCGGGTCGGTGACCCGGGGGGCCAGTGCCAGGGCCAGCTCGGCGGCGTGGGCGGCCCGGGCGTGGGCGCCCATGTCGATGTACGGCCCGATGACCGCGGCGTAGAGCAGGAGCAGCGCCTCGGGGTCGGCCAGTCCGCTCGCCCCCAGTTCGTCGATGGTGGATTCCAGCAGGTAGCAGGCGTAGCGCAGCTCCCCGGCGAGCAGGTGCGCCACGGCGCGGCCGCGGATCGGGCGGGCCCGGCGGGGGAGCGGCTCCTCGGCCAGCAGGCGCTCGGCGGACTCGAAGTGGCCGATGGCGTCGGTGAGTTCACCCGTCTCCAGGGCGCAGTCGCCGAGTCCGAGCAGGGCCCCGACCCGCTCGTCGGTGAGGCCGAGCTCCTCCGCTTCGGCGAGCAGGCGCCGGTAGTGGACGGCGGCCTCGCCCGC harbors:
- a CDS encoding transcriptional regulator → MDEPAAIGRRVQRMRTELGLTQRKLAEPSYTPAYVSTLESGKVRPSEAALRFLAGRLGTSYEELTTGRPAGLATELRLALTDAQQLLASGAAGEAAVHYRRLLAEAEELGLTDERVGALLGLGDCALETGELTDAIGHFESAERLLAEEPLPRRARPIRGRAVAHLLAGELRYACYLLESTIDELGASGLADPEALLLLYAAVIGPYIDMGAHARAAHAAELALALAPRVTDPALVAGMHRQVARTFLTEGRVADADASLAKAQAIYGQLQLRTDLAHCHWMRGYVQAQDGDLVSAERELRTARDMLSAGRAALYTAQVEVELADVLRRLGRYEEAAGLLSALLALGDSHGAVHAGGAHRLLGLMAEERGEPEAAEEHYVQALALLERSGATGDLADLCRLLGDLLRRAGRTEAALDAYRTGLGHRAAPGTTTLGPAPAAPAFPHRPAAR
- a CDS encoding GNAT family N-acetyltransferase, with translation MPELITPTPRLYASWLAAQEEWGPDAHMDGAGLGSDDDVDTPEGFAAWTERLRRYGDRAVPLEHGRVHATYWWIAEGDEYLGAIDLRHYLNGFLLDAGGHIGYSVRPSARRRGLATWALGEVKHEARLLGIDRVLLTCDPGNEGSIRTIESSGGVLEDVRETLIGPKRRYWIDL